From a single Anomaloglossus baeobatrachus isolate aAnoBae1 chromosome 4, aAnoBae1.hap1, whole genome shotgun sequence genomic region:
- the KANK2 gene encoding KN motif and ankyrin repeat domain-containing protein 2 translates to MMAQVLHMESHFPGKSVPNTFSAMKEPEAPYSVETPYGYRLDLDFLKYVDDIEKGHTIKRVPVSRRPRFGSLPRGPGYTGSWWTSTESLCSNASNDSRHSSYSYCGRSFYPAYEVRSGSQTSSSFNPRVEKTLLDASKKLEAGQSRPVSLGCRSTSSISTPSLSRLPSSSSCQQLSSFTPLSSGMSTPVSPTPVHLQHVREQMAVALKRLRQLEEQVKMIPVLQVKISVLQEEKRQLSVQLKSQKYLGHPGGITKSRTRGELYIEIPEEELKDGRNEVGAGEEKKACDEGTEGEDKKESGERKDHSGTEVKKECLASNGIPTKKFCSVGVWVREVDFIPHGPSRQLEVDKQKLLVQALSAKVAVLERQLNRAVTEVQNANRKLEEAERASIRGDDTLKREKKEDVRADAVKVARVERGSEVVSSTEVGPGVQPQRSRDLEGRGVAIIKTREEEERVFKSREVMDKPLFTSTGPPVHVHLVKKISITGQNSEEKKELESDNQKEEPSPCLTVDQNIQRVDVTVGGSAPRKQDSTEFSGKGIAQDEQDAKSQFSGVNGEMDAASSEDSGTMENPSDSESTESEYHEASEGLSAAQTDVQIPLPTSSQPKDAEKPPAPETPASSSSPTSPFPRVELSNVLISGCVAVQKYLDDPTSLTEEEKAAAHEAIMKEWMKIFRQKEVDPAIIRHHLNVFRAMSPRLLEVIVNMADSKGNTAVHYAVSQSNFTVVRQLLDTGLCDVNRQNKAGFTPLMLTALAALRSNEDIETVTQMLRLGDVNCRASQAGQTALMLAVSHGRLDVVRALLQCGADVNVQDHDGSTALMCACEHGHVDIVSLLLAIPTCDVALTDNDGSTALSIALEAGQNDIAMLLYAHSAKSSAANVEKTLKTQSANPYDESQ, encoded by the exons atgATGGCACAAGTTCTACACATGGAGTCCCACTTTCCAG GTAAATCTGTCCCAAATACTTTTTCTGCCATGAAGGAGCCTGAAGCCCCATATTCTGTGGAGACACCATATGGATACCGACTGGACCTAGACTTTCTAAAATATGTTGATGATATAGAAAAAGGGCACACCATTAAACGCGTGCCGGTCAGCCGCAGACCTCGGTTTGGATCGTTACCTCGAGGCCCCGGTTATACTGGATCATGGTGGACATCTACTGAATCTCTCTGCTCCAATGCCAGCAATGACAG TCGTCATTCTTCTTACTCCTATTGTGGCAGAAGCTTTTACCCGGCGTATGAAGTTAGGAGTGGATCTCAAACTTCAAGCAGCTTCAATCCCAGGGTTGAGAAGACATTGCTTGACGCCAGCAAGAAGTTGGAAGCTGGACAATCTCGGCCAGTCAGTCTCGGATGCCGGTCCACCAGTTCCATTTCGACTCCATCACTCTCTCGTCTTCCCTCCTCATCATCCTGTCAGCAGCTGTCCTCTTTTACTCCGCTGAGTTCTGGGATGTCTACACCAGTGTCTCCAACTCCGGTCCACCTTCAGCATGTACGGGAACAAATGGCCGTAGCCTTGAAGAGATTACGTCAACTGGAAGAGCAAGTTAAGATGATCCCAGTTCTTCAAGTGAAAATTTCGGTGCTCCAGGAGGAAAAACGTCAGCTCAGCGTCCAACTCAAGAGCCAGAAATACTTAGGACACCCGGGAGGAATCACTAAAAGCAGGACCAGGGGAGAACTGTACATCGAAATTCCAGAAGAAGAGTTGAAGGATGGAAGAAACGAAGTTGGAGCTGGAGAGGAGAAGAAAGCATGTGATGAAGGAACTGAAGGAGAAGACAAGAAAGAGTCGGGAGAGCGAAAGGACCATTCGGGAACAGAAGTCAAGAAAGAGTGCTTGGCTTCCAATGGGATACCCACAAAGAAATTCTGTAGTGTTGGCGTTTGGGTGAGAGAAGTTGACTTCATCCCTCATGGTCCATCTAGACAGCTAGAGGTGGACAAACAAAAGCTTTTAGTCCAGGCATTATCGGCCAAAGTAGCAGTATTGGAACGGCAGCTCAATCGGGCAGTGACCGAGGTTCAAAATGCCAACCGCAAGCTAGAGGAGGCTGAGCGGGCCTCGATCAGAGGTGATGACACgttaaagagagaaaagaaagaagatgtGAGAGCCGATGCGGTGAAAGTTGCAAGGGTGGAAAGAGGAAGTGAAGTTGTCTCCAGCACTGAAGTTGGACCTGGAGTTCAACCTCAGAGGTCACGAGATCTGGAAGGTAGAGGAGTAGCCATAATAAAAACTAGGGAAGAAGAGGAGAGAGTATTCAAGAGCCGGGAAGTGATGGATAAACCACTTTTTACTTCAACCGGACCTCCCGTCCATGTCCATTTGGTCAAGAAGATCAGCATCACTGGGCAAAACAGTGAGGAGAAGAAAG AGCTTGAGTCAGACAATCAAAAAGAAGAGCCATCTCCATGTCTTACTGTCGACCAGAACATTCAAAGAGTTGATGTGACAGTGGGTGGTTCCGCACCCAGGAAACAAGATAGCACAG AATTTTCGGGGAAAGGAATCGCTCAGGATGAACAGGACGCAAAATCTCAGTTCTCTGGGGTCAATGGAGA AATGGATGCGGCGTCATCAGAAGATTCTGGAACTATGGAGAATCCGTCTGACAGTGAAAGTACGGAGAGTGAATATCATGAAGCCAGTGAGGGGCTTAGTGCGGCCCAGACTGATGTACAAATACCACTTCCAACCAGCAGCCAGCCAAAAGATGCGGAGAAGCCTCCAGCCCCAGAGACCCCGGCGAGCAGCTCATCCCCTACTAGTCCCTTCCCGAG GGTGGAGCTCAGTAACGTTCTGATCTCGGGCTGCGTGGCTGTACAGAAGTATCTGGATGATCCTACTTCTCTTACAGAAGAAGAGAAG GCAGCAGCACATGAAGCTATTATGAAGGAATGGATGAAAATCTTCAGACAGAAGGAGGTAGATCCCGCCATCATCCGCCATCACTTAAACGTCTTCCGTGCTATGTCTCCACGTCTCCTGGAAGTCATCGTAAACATGGCCGACTCTAAAGGGAACACCGCGGTCCACTATGCCGTGTCCCAGTCTAACTTCACTGTGGTCCGGCAGCTCCTAGATACCG GCCTGTGTGATGTGAACAGACAGAATAAGGCCGGATTCACTCCCCTCATGCTCACAGCTCTGGCAGCTTTACGCTCCAACGAAGACATAGAGACGGTGACACAGATGCTGCGCCTCGGAGATGTGAACTGCAGAGCCAGCCAG GCAGGACAGACAGCTCTGATGCTGGCGGTCAGTCACGGGCGCCTAGACGTGGTGCGCGCTCTGCTCCAGTGTGGGGCGGATGTCAACGTGCAGGACCACGACGGTTCCACGGCGCTCATGTGTGCATGTGAACACGGACATGTGGACatcgtcagcctcctcctggccatTCCTACCTGCGATGTGGCCCTCACAGATAAT GATGGGAGCACGGCTCTGTCTATTGCGCTGGAAGCTGGGCAGAACGACATAGCGATGCTTCTCTACGCTCATAGCGCCAAGTCCTCCGCTGCG AATGTGGAGAAAACTCTTAAAACCCAGAGTGCAAACCCATATGATGAATCCCAATAG